The genomic region GCGCCGTTCAGCCGTGCGTACAGCATGCTCGCGGGAACGCCGCACGCGCTGACCACCCAGTCGCCGCCTCCTCGAACGGCGCGTGGTGGACCACGGCGACCGCGCTGACGAGGTCGTACGCGCCGTCGGGCAGGGACCCGTCGGCGAGGAAGTCCGCCTCCGAGTACGGGCACGTGCGCGTACCCGCGGGCGAGTCCGATCATCGCCGGCGAGCGGTCCACGCCGGTGACGGATGCCGCGCGTGCTGCGGGCTTGCGGGTGAGCAGGCCGTCGCCGCAGCCCGCGTCCAGGGCCTTGCCGCAACCGTCCG from Streptomyces chartreusis NRRL 3882 harbors:
- a CDS encoding methyltransferase domain-containing protein, encoding MDAGCGDGLLTRKPAARAASVTGVDRSPAMIGLARGYAHVPVLGGGLPRRRVPARRRVRPRQRGRRGPPRAVRGGGDWVVSACGVPASMLYARLNGAREARPACPCCVWRRTLLWRYVVVWDRPREGGP